The proteins below are encoded in one region of Amycolatopsis acidiphila:
- a CDS encoding TetR family transcriptional regulator, translated as MSVESRQSPRPRAGRTTAGRRRLRHALTVAAIDLFLAQGYDATTVDEIAAAAGVGRRTFFRYFRSKEDAIFPDHEDVLGDIERSLATAAPAQDPVAVACTAVRLVLDYYLADPDVSVKRFALTRTVPSLRDREVATVDRYQRVFARYLRERFEAADDPAADLRASVAAAAVAAAHNHVLRRWLRSGGEEDVHANAEEAFQLVVDAFSGPVEPGGEGRTVVAVMEASASMSEVMRQISAALRTN; from the coding sequence ATGTCCGTCGAGTCCCGGCAGTCGCCGCGCCCGCGCGCCGGCCGCACCACGGCCGGGCGCCGCCGGCTCCGCCACGCGCTGACCGTCGCGGCGATCGACTTGTTCCTGGCCCAGGGCTACGACGCCACGACGGTCGACGAGATCGCCGCCGCGGCGGGCGTCGGGCGGCGCACCTTCTTCCGGTACTTCCGCTCGAAGGAGGACGCCATCTTCCCCGACCACGAGGACGTCCTCGGCGACATCGAGCGCTCGCTGGCCACGGCCGCGCCCGCGCAGGACCCGGTCGCGGTCGCCTGCACCGCGGTCCGCCTCGTGCTCGACTACTACCTCGCCGATCCCGACGTGTCCGTGAAGCGCTTCGCCCTCACCAGGACCGTGCCCTCGCTGCGTGACCGCGAGGTGGCGACCGTCGACCGGTACCAGCGCGTGTTCGCCCGCTACCTGCGGGAACGGTTCGAGGCGGCGGACGATCCGGCGGCCGACCTGCGTGCCTCCGTCGCCGCGGCGGCCGTCGCGGCTGCGCACAACCACGTGCTGCGCCGCTGGCTGCGCAGCGGCGGCGAGGAGGACGTCCACGCCAACGCCGAGGAGGCCTTCCAGCTCGTCGTCGACGCCTTCTCCGGACCGGTCGAGCCGGGTGGCGAGGGGCGGACGGTGGTCGCCGTGATGGAGGCCTCGGCCTCGATGTCGGAGGTCATGCGGCAGATCTCGGCCGCCCTCCGCACGAATTGA
- a CDS encoding M14 family zinc carboxypeptidase, whose amino-acid sequence MFARISQLAAAVPAIEAFAGVDELNTRIGEIARDHPDRTELSRIGSSRLGEPLWSLTVHGGPRHVVVVAAVHPNEPVGGLTSVQLAGLLAEDDELREELGCTWHIVPCVDPDGTRLNEPWFTPPMTLESYGRSFYRPAPDEQVEWSFPFSYKGHFFDRVLPETVALMRLIDETKPMLLCSLHNGEFGGVFYYLSRATDALNEQLAALPLNLGLPLHTGEGEAAFIEQIAPAVFRSFTAEEECDFMLELGIDPARRTGGASSGAYAARYGTAYLATEVPYWADARADDHTPLDISYAALLVERGRHTAETTRVLEGVLAATRADLTVRSPFLRATEAFLPYLADAAESDLARAARPESERPAVVAERFHSTSGIQSARIRFGGMLLRALAAEIAIGNGTPAIRGGHDRLAGVYARWLAEAEMPQPIPLAKLVGVQLGAILATATAIGE is encoded by the coding sequence TTGTTCGCACGCATTTCCCAGCTCGCGGCCGCGGTACCCGCGATCGAGGCCTTCGCCGGGGTGGACGAGCTCAACACGCGGATCGGCGAGATCGCACGCGACCACCCCGACCGGACCGAGCTCAGCCGCATCGGCAGTTCGCGGCTCGGCGAGCCGCTGTGGTCGCTGACCGTCCACGGTGGACCGCGACACGTGGTCGTCGTCGCGGCCGTACACCCCAACGAACCCGTGGGCGGCCTGACCTCGGTGCAGCTGGCCGGCCTTCTCGCCGAGGACGACGAGCTGCGCGAAGAGCTCGGCTGCACCTGGCACATCGTGCCGTGCGTCGACCCCGACGGGACCCGGCTCAACGAACCGTGGTTCACCCCGCCGATGACCCTGGAGAGCTACGGCCGCTCGTTCTACCGGCCCGCTCCCGACGAACAGGTGGAGTGGAGCTTTCCCTTCTCCTACAAGGGGCATTTCTTCGACCGGGTGCTGCCCGAGACGGTGGCGCTGATGCGGCTGATCGACGAGACCAAGCCGATGCTGCTGTGCTCGCTCCACAATGGAGAGTTCGGTGGGGTGTTCTACTACCTCAGCCGCGCCACCGACGCGCTCAACGAACAGCTCGCGGCCCTTCCGCTGAACCTCGGCCTGCCCCTGCACACCGGTGAGGGCGAGGCCGCGTTCATCGAGCAGATCGCGCCCGCGGTCTTCCGCAGTTTCACCGCGGAGGAGGAGTGCGACTTCATGCTGGAGCTGGGCATCGACCCCGCGCGGCGCACGGGTGGCGCTTCCAGCGGGGCGTATGCGGCGCGGTACGGAACCGCCTACCTGGCAACGGAAGTGCCGTACTGGGCCGACGCCAGGGCCGACGACCACACGCCGCTCGACATCTCGTACGCGGCCCTGCTCGTCGAGCGGGGAAGGCACACGGCGGAGACGACCAGGGTGCTCGAGGGCGTGCTCGCCGCCACGCGGGCCGACCTCACGGTCCGCTCGCCGTTCCTGCGCGCGACCGAGGCGTTCCTGCCCTACCTGGCGGACGCCGCGGAGTCCGACCTCGCCCGCGCGGCCCGGCCGGAGAGCGAGCGGCCCGCGGTCGTCGCGGAGCGGTTCCACTCCACGTCCGGGATCCAGTCCGCCCGGATCCGGTTCGGCGGGATGCTGCTACGGGCGCTGGCCGCGGAGATCGCGATCGGCAACGGCACCCCGGCCATCCGCGGCGGGCACGACCGGCTCGCCGGGGTCTACGCCCGCTGGCTCGCCGAAGCCGAGATGCCGCAGCCGATCCCGCTTGCCAAGTTGGTGGGCGTCCAGCTCGGTGCCATCCTGGCCACGGCGACCGCGATCGGCGAATGA
- a CDS encoding amidohydrolase — MKGAAVLDLLIEDATVLTMNPARPRAGRIGVWQGRIVGVDEELDGVAARRTLRLGGATVLPGFVDAHTHLVWAGMSQGGADLTGVRERSQVLDVLRRACARAQPGEWVEVTGYDQRPIGGHLTLAELDALSDGRLLWLQHTSGHAGVVNSAVLATAPVDHEDGLVLERAQIDVRRARLPYRNSELVDAIERAGRTCLSQGITTCAEAGIGGGLIATPPVEVAAYQAAREAGRLPVRMQLMIASDALRDLAGHPDDGITRGIDLGLRTGFGDETLSIGALKLWLDGGIMARTAALSAPYAGSTAAGRLQEDPAVLRQIIIDGHTAGWQLAVHAIGDRALDVALDAIAEAQARKPRPDARHRIEHCGLVRPDQLAPLAELGLTAVLQPEFLWDNGDDYSDVLGPDRAGWLYRGRALLDAGVAIASSSDRPVVSGAPLRAVRFMVERRSDSGRVVGPGEELTVAEALSAATIGAARACRRERLCGSVERGKLADLVVLARNPLEVPAPELADVGVTATLLGGEVVHGAL; from the coding sequence ATGAAGGGGGCCGCAGTGCTCGACCTGCTCATCGAGGACGCGACGGTGCTCACGATGAACCCGGCGCGGCCGCGCGCCGGCAGGATCGGCGTCTGGCAGGGCCGGATCGTGGGCGTCGACGAGGAGCTGGACGGCGTGGCGGCGCGGCGCACGCTGCGGCTCGGCGGGGCGACGGTGCTGCCCGGGTTCGTCGACGCGCACACGCACCTGGTGTGGGCCGGGATGAGCCAGGGCGGTGCCGACCTGACCGGCGTGCGGGAGCGCTCCCAGGTGCTCGACGTGCTGCGCCGGGCGTGCGCGCGGGCACAGCCGGGCGAATGGGTCGAGGTGACCGGCTACGACCAGCGCCCGATCGGCGGGCACCTCACGCTCGCGGAGCTGGACGCGCTCTCGGACGGCCGGCTGCTGTGGCTGCAGCACACTTCGGGGCACGCGGGCGTGGTGAACAGCGCCGTGCTCGCGACCGCCCCGGTCGACCACGAAGACGGACTGGTACTGGAACGCGCGCAGATCGACGTGCGCCGGGCGCGGCTGCCGTACCGGAACAGCGAGCTGGTCGACGCGATCGAGCGGGCCGGGCGCACCTGCCTGTCCCAGGGCATCACCACCTGCGCCGAGGCGGGGATCGGCGGTGGGCTGATCGCCACGCCGCCCGTGGAGGTCGCGGCGTACCAGGCGGCGCGCGAGGCGGGGCGGCTGCCGGTCCGGATGCAGCTGATGATCGCGTCCGACGCGCTGCGCGACCTGGCCGGGCACCCGGACGACGGCATCACCCGCGGGATCGACCTCGGGCTGCGAACGGGCTTCGGCGACGAGACGCTGAGCATCGGCGCGCTCAAGCTGTGGCTCGACGGCGGGATCATGGCGCGTACGGCGGCGCTCAGCGCGCCCTACGCGGGCAGCACCGCCGCAGGTCGGCTGCAGGAGGATCCGGCGGTGCTGCGGCAGATCATCATCGACGGGCACACCGCGGGCTGGCAGCTGGCCGTGCACGCGATCGGCGACCGGGCGCTCGACGTCGCGCTCGACGCCATCGCCGAGGCGCAGGCACGCAAGCCGCGCCCGGACGCGCGGCACCGGATCGAGCACTGTGGACTCGTGCGCCCCGACCAGCTCGCGCCGCTGGCCGAGCTCGGGCTCACCGCCGTCCTGCAGCCGGAGTTCCTGTGGGACAACGGCGACGACTACTCCGACGTGCTCGGGCCGGACAGGGCGGGCTGGCTCTACCGCGGGCGCGCCCTGCTCGACGCCGGGGTCGCGATCGCGTCCAGTTCGGACCGTCCGGTGGTCAGCGGTGCGCCGCTGCGTGCCGTCCGGTTCATGGTCGAACGGCGGTCCGACAGCGGGCGGGTGGTCGGTCCCGGCGAAGAGCTGACGGTCGCGGAAGCGTTGTCCGCGGCGACGATCGGCGCCGCCCGCGCCTGCCGTCGCGAGCGGCTGTGCGGCAGCGTCGAACGCGGGAAGCTCGCGGATCTCGTTGTGCTGGCGCGGAACCCGCTGGAGGTGCCCGCGCCGGAGCTGGCGGACGTCGGCGTGACGGCGACGCTGCTAGGCGGAGAGGTCGTCCACGGCGCGCTCTGA
- a CDS encoding DUF1295 domain-containing protein produces the protein MLLVCLYVFAGVVLGTWLLSLVTREYSWVDRIWSLVPIAYVAVFAAGAGFADARLDVMLALIALWGIRLTFNYGRKGGYAPGGEDYRWGVLRARLKPWQFQLFNFFFISLYQNVILLLITLPAYTALQHRSPFGAWDAVLAVVFLAFLAGETVADQQQWTFQQHKRAELDAGREPAARFVRTGLFRYSRHPNFFFEQAQWWVVFVFGALAADSPWQWTVAGAVLLTLLFIGSTRFTESITLGRYPEYADYQRRTCMLVPWRPGSERAVDDLSA, from the coding sequence GTGCTGCTGGTCTGCCTGTACGTCTTCGCCGGTGTCGTCCTCGGCACCTGGCTGCTGTCGCTCGTGACCAGGGAATACTCGTGGGTCGACCGGATCTGGTCGCTCGTGCCGATCGCCTACGTCGCGGTGTTCGCCGCGGGCGCGGGGTTCGCCGACGCCCGCCTCGACGTCATGCTGGCGCTGATCGCCCTGTGGGGCATCCGGCTGACCTTCAACTACGGGCGCAAGGGCGGCTACGCGCCCGGCGGCGAGGACTACCGGTGGGGCGTCCTGCGCGCCCGGCTGAAGCCGTGGCAGTTCCAGCTGTTCAACTTCTTCTTCATCTCCCTGTACCAGAACGTGATCCTGCTGCTGATCACGCTGCCCGCGTACACCGCACTGCAGCACCGTTCGCCGTTCGGCGCCTGGGACGCCGTGCTGGCCGTCGTGTTCCTGGCGTTCCTCGCCGGGGAGACCGTCGCCGACCAGCAGCAGTGGACCTTCCAGCAGCACAAGCGGGCCGAGCTGGACGCGGGGCGCGAACCTGCCGCCCGCTTCGTGCGGACGGGGCTCTTCCGCTACTCGCGGCATCCCAACTTCTTCTTCGAGCAGGCCCAGTGGTGGGTGGTGTTCGTGTTCGGCGCGCTCGCCGCGGACTCGCCGTGGCAGTGGACCGTCGCCGGCGCGGTCCTGCTCACGCTGCTGTTCATCGGCTCGACGCGGTTCACCGAGAGCATCACGCTGGGCCGGTACCCGGAGTACGCGGACTACCAGCGCCGCACCTGCATGCTCGTGCCGTGGCGGCCCGGGTCAGAGCGCGCCGTGGACGACCTCTCCGCCTAG
- a CDS encoding EXPERA domain-containing protein, producing MANLPLRRRGIDIFFAIVFAAFTVTSLISDLLPSVGVDFSHPSSNFFVNSNYWYAHDTDPLFMHPPTWMRIITGLSAFGYMPFYVVLVFALVTGRNWIQLPAVVYATMIVTLTGIVVFGVEFFGEPEWRTPSPVKFLLFNLPYVLVPLVLLIRMRRPAPFTRRF from the coding sequence ATGGCCAACCTGCCGCTGCGCCGGCGCGGTATCGACATCTTCTTCGCGATCGTGTTCGCGGCGTTCACCGTCACCTCGCTCATCAGCGACCTGCTGCCCAGCGTCGGGGTGGACTTCTCGCACCCGTCCTCGAACTTCTTCGTCAACTCCAACTACTGGTACGCCCACGACACCGACCCGCTGTTCATGCACCCGCCGACCTGGATGCGGATCATCACCGGGCTCTCGGCGTTCGGGTACATGCCGTTCTACGTCGTGCTCGTCTTCGCGCTGGTCACCGGTCGCAACTGGATCCAGCTGCCCGCGGTCGTCTACGCGACGATGATCGTGACGCTCACCGGGATCGTCGTGTTCGGCGTCGAGTTCTTCGGCGAGCCCGAGTGGCGCACCCCGAGCCCGGTGAAGTTCCTGCTGTTCAACCTGCCCTACGTGCTGGTGCCGCTCGTGCTGCTGATCCGGATGCGCAGACCCGCGCCCTTCACCCGCCGGTTCTGA
- a CDS encoding MEDS domain-containing protein, which translates to MRRVGAMADARGLAAQDHVCWFYGDRDEFRARAREFLAEGRAAGQRVRYVTADQDEAAGGMDRVEVSLLRDVYPVGGDVDVTEQVRRFAAATDEALRDGFTGLRVAADVTDLVRTPARLAVFGRYEHVFDRFLASRPFTAMCGYDRRTLDGAAVDHLASLHPAGNVAPPFRLYARGCDGFALAGDLDLTGRDLLARALDCADPRPARSSLCVDASAVEFIDHRALITLAEHARTRGFRDLVLHTSLRYPARLVELLGIDGVRIEPAE; encoded by the coding sequence GTGAGACGAGTAGGCGCGATGGCGGATGCGCGGGGGCTGGCCGCGCAGGACCACGTCTGCTGGTTCTACGGCGACCGGGACGAGTTCCGCGCGCGAGCCCGCGAGTTCCTGGCCGAAGGGCGGGCCGCCGGGCAGCGGGTCCGCTACGTGACGGCTGACCAGGACGAAGCGGCCGGGGGCATGGATCGCGTCGAGGTTTCGCTGCTGCGGGACGTCTACCCGGTGGGCGGCGACGTCGACGTGACCGAGCAGGTGCGGCGGTTCGCGGCGGCCACGGACGAGGCGCTGCGGGACGGGTTCACCGGGCTCCGCGTGGCGGCGGACGTGACGGACCTGGTGCGCACCCCGGCACGGCTGGCCGTGTTCGGGCGCTACGAGCACGTGTTCGACCGCTTCCTGGCGAGCCGGCCGTTCACCGCCATGTGCGGCTACGACCGGCGGACCCTCGACGGCGCGGCGGTGGACCACCTGGCGTCGCTGCACCCGGCGGGCAACGTGGCGCCCCCGTTCCGGCTCTACGCCCGCGGCTGCGACGGGTTCGCGCTGGCCGGCGACCTGGACCTGACCGGGCGTGACCTGCTGGCACGCGCGCTCGACTGCGCGGACCCGCGCCCCGCGCGCAGCTCGCTGTGCGTCGACGCGTCCGCCGTCGAGTTCATCGATCATCGCGCCCTGATCACGCTGGCCGAGCACGCGCGGACGCGTGGCTTCCGCGACCTCGTGCTGCACACGTCGCTACGCTACCCGGCGCGCCTGGTCGAGCTGCTCGGCATCGACGGCGTGCGGATCGAGCCGGCCGAATGA
- a CDS encoding sensor histidine kinase: MRPGAAAGHQGYFHEAVCYASDEELLGVAVPFLLGGVQAGEPTVVSLGERTAGLLRDELGDVEGIVFQAGGAVYARPAVAIRSYQHLLAGYAARGAGQIRVIGEIPAFGLGTTWDWWARYEAVISRAYGAYPLWSMCAYDTRTTPGHVLEDVARTHPRNAEPDGSHRPSPGYAGAVAFLSQEHVVTPDPIERTAPLVDLFEPAPGEARRALAGALHAHLDADGFDDLLVAVSETVTNAIEHGTPPVRLRCWAAPGRLVVKVTDAGPGPGDPFAGLMPAAKAPDGGMGLWLAHQLCDHVTFGRTPEGEFVVRLTAGTPLS, translated from the coding sequence ATGAGACCGGGCGCGGCGGCAGGCCATCAGGGCTACTTCCATGAGGCCGTGTGCTACGCCTCCGACGAGGAGCTGCTGGGCGTCGCGGTGCCGTTCCTCCTCGGCGGTGTGCAAGCGGGGGAGCCGACGGTGGTCTCGCTCGGCGAGCGCACCGCCGGGCTCCTGCGCGACGAGCTGGGCGACGTCGAGGGCATCGTGTTCCAGGCCGGAGGAGCGGTGTACGCCCGGCCGGCGGTCGCGATCCGGTCCTACCAACACCTCCTGGCCGGGTACGCGGCGCGCGGCGCGGGGCAGATCCGCGTCATCGGCGAGATTCCGGCCTTCGGCCTGGGCACGACCTGGGACTGGTGGGCCCGGTACGAGGCGGTGATCAGCCGGGCCTACGGGGCGTACCCGTTGTGGAGCATGTGCGCCTACGACACGCGCACCACGCCGGGCCACGTTCTCGAAGACGTCGCGCGGACGCATCCACGCAACGCGGAGCCCGACGGCAGCCACCGGCCGAGCCCGGGATACGCGGGCGCGGTGGCGTTCCTGAGCCAGGAACACGTCGTGACGCCGGACCCGATCGAGCGCACGGCACCGCTGGTGGACCTGTTCGAGCCGGCGCCGGGCGAGGCGCGCCGCGCGCTGGCCGGTGCACTGCACGCGCATCTGGACGCGGACGGGTTCGACGACCTCCTGGTGGCGGTGAGCGAGACCGTCACCAACGCGATCGAACACGGCACGCCACCGGTCCGGCTCCGGTGCTGGGCCGCCCCGGGCCGGCTGGTCGTGAAAGTGACCGACGCCGGTCCCGGCCCCGGTGACCCGTTCGCCGGGCTCATGCCCGCCGCGAAGGCGCCCGACGGAGGGATGGGCCTGTGGCTCGCGCACCAGCTGTGCGACCACGTGACGTTCGGCCGCACGCCCGAGGGGGAGTTCGTCGTCCGGCTCACCGCCGGGACTCCGCTCAGCTGA
- a CDS encoding uracil-xanthine permease family protein, producing MTTTKPTSSSAATVAAGVFDIGIDDRVPIATSIGLGVQNILGMAGLLIFPALIGSAFHMSTSDTAYLYGITFMTSGLVVILQSVFLLRLPIVQGPYAGSLAALLAVGHESGLGAAFGSMVVAGAIWCVLALPIRKLSLIGRLGRFLRDPIIPGIIVMILATQLTSTALPNWLGAPTSPGFPGMNLISGAIAAALVVALTVLPRRTRWGTMLRRGAVLVAIVVGTIVYAVFEPTTFGEIGKHATITVPRLFPFGFGVHAELVLIFFITLLPAVAESIATYDIVAGWGGHELTAYRVSQGVFGEVLGSTVGSVFGGMSTLAYPDNIGLLRVTRVGSRYVTLTTGVILLVLGGVGPFDGLLQAVPLPVLAAAGTVLFGVLFASSIEVLSHAEWNQENMMIAGVPFITAIGGLFIPAVTLKAMPMTVQLVLGQPLILGTLLLILMKAAFALRRTHRAGDVS from the coding sequence ATGACCACCACCAAGCCCACCTCCTCCTCGGCCGCCACCGTCGCCGCCGGTGTCTTCGACATCGGCATCGACGACCGGGTGCCGATCGCCACCTCGATCGGCCTGGGGGTGCAGAACATCCTCGGCATGGCCGGCCTGCTCATCTTCCCCGCGCTGATCGGCTCCGCGTTCCACATGTCCACTTCGGACACCGCATACCTCTACGGCATCACGTTCATGACCTCAGGTCTGGTCGTGATCCTGCAGTCGGTGTTCCTGCTGCGCCTGCCGATCGTGCAGGGCCCCTACGCCGGCAGCCTCGCCGCGCTGCTCGCCGTCGGGCACGAGTCCGGGCTCGGCGCCGCGTTCGGGTCGATGGTCGTGGCCGGGGCGATCTGGTGCGTGCTCGCCTTGCCGATCAGGAAGCTCAGCCTCATCGGCCGCCTCGGCCGGTTCCTGCGCGACCCGATCATCCCCGGCATCATCGTGATGATCCTGGCCACCCAGCTGACCAGCACCGCACTGCCCAACTGGCTCGGCGCGCCCACCAGCCCCGGCTTCCCCGGCATGAACCTGATCTCCGGCGCGATCGCCGCCGCGCTGGTGGTGGCACTGACCGTGCTCCCGCGCCGCACCCGCTGGGGCACGATGCTGCGCCGCGGCGCCGTGCTCGTCGCGATCGTCGTCGGCACGATCGTCTACGCCGTGTTCGAACCCACGACCTTCGGCGAGATCGGCAAGCACGCGACGATCACCGTGCCGCGATTGTTCCCGTTCGGCTTCGGCGTGCACGCGGAGCTGGTGCTGATCTTCTTCATCACCCTGCTGCCCGCGGTCGCGGAGAGCATCGCCACCTACGACATCGTCGCGGGCTGGGGCGGGCACGAGCTCACCGCGTACCGGGTCTCCCAGGGCGTGTTCGGCGAGGTGCTGGGCAGCACCGTCGGCAGCGTCTTCGGCGGAATGTCCACTTTGGCCTATCCGGACAACATCGGGCTGCTGCGGGTGACCCGCGTCGGCTCGCGTTACGTCACGCTCACCACCGGCGTGATCCTGCTGGTGCTCGGCGGGGTCGGCCCGTTCGACGGGCTGTTGCAGGCGGTGCCGCTGCCGGTGCTGGCCGCGGCGGGCACCGTGCTGTTCGGCGTGCTGTTCGCCAGCTCCATCGAGGTGCTCTCGCACGCCGAATGGAACCAGGAGAACATGATGATCGCCGGCGTCCCGTTCATCACGGCGATCGGCGGCCTGTTCATCCCCGCCGTCACCCTCAAGGCGATGCCGATGACCGTGCAGCTGGTCCTCGGCCAGCCGCTGATCCTGGGCACCCTGCTGCTCATCCTGATGAAGGCCGCGTTCGCGCTGCGGCGCACCCACCGGGCGGGCGACGTCAGCTGA
- a CDS encoding SRPBCC family protein, whose product MMLIENAFELDAGPDRVFAFLSDAHNVVTCFPGAELVEDLGDDSYRGKVKIKVGPVTAAFTGTATIVERDEAGRVAVLRAEGKDTKGTGTAKATAEMRVTPVAGGSAVSLATELIISGKLAQFGRGIMSDVATRMVGELASRVRAQLSQPAATGVATVTAPTAVAVDTAPAAVEAAPISAGSILRTVVAGWLRRLAARFRRH is encoded by the coding sequence ATGATGCTGATCGAGAACGCGTTCGAGTTGGACGCCGGGCCGGACCGGGTGTTCGCCTTCCTGTCCGACGCCCACAACGTGGTCACCTGCTTTCCGGGCGCCGAGCTGGTCGAGGACCTCGGGGACGACTCGTACCGGGGCAAGGTGAAGATCAAGGTGGGCCCGGTGACCGCGGCCTTCACCGGCACCGCGACGATCGTGGAGCGCGACGAGGCCGGGCGAGTGGCTGTGCTGCGCGCGGAAGGCAAGGACACCAAGGGAACCGGCACCGCGAAGGCGACCGCGGAGATGCGCGTGACGCCGGTCGCCGGTGGCTCGGCGGTCAGCCTGGCCACGGAGCTGATCATCTCGGGGAAGCTCGCCCAGTTCGGCCGCGGGATCATGAGCGACGTGGCGACGCGGATGGTCGGTGAGCTGGCGAGCCGGGTGCGGGCACAGCTGTCGCAGCCGGCCGCCACAGGTGTGGCCACGGTGACCGCGCCGACGGCGGTCGCGGTGGACACCGCCCCGGCTGCGGTGGAGGCGGCCCCGATCAGCGCGGGCAGCATCCTGCGCACGGTGGTCGCCGGCTGGCTCCGCCGACTGGCGGCCCGCTTCCGCCGCCACTGA